The proteins below are encoded in one region of Catharus ustulatus isolate bCatUst1 chromosome 21, bCatUst1.pri.v2, whole genome shotgun sequence:
- the ZBTB6 gene encoding zinc finger and BTB domain-containing protein 6 — MAADSEVLHFQFEQQGDAVLQKMNLLRQQNLFCDVSIYINDTEFQGHKVIFAACSTFMRDQFLLNQSRQVRITILQSAEVGRKLLLSCYTGALEVKKKELLKYLTAASYLQMVHIVEKCTEALSKYLEIDASMESGTQAAEGCHSSDAELRSGDEVLDKDCEIIEISEDSPENEEYPVKQEEGEDPHPAEQSLVSERKDTKSPEISTVEIGYKDDEICIFRMDSMNVANVENDHFPQPCTSSKTNLYFPETQHSLINSTVESRNTEMSGNHFQAFVGDNPEGTSSGTNGFQSLEDSGSSWRHQCPKCPRGFVHLENYLRHLKMHKLFLCLQCGKTFTQKKNLNRHIRGHMGIRPFQCMVCLKTFTAKSTLQDHLNIHSGDRPYKCHCCDMDFKHKSALKKHLTSVHGRSSSEKPNLDTITKVKIDYD; from the coding sequence ATGGCGGCGGACTCGGAGGTGCTGCACTTCCAGTTCGAGCAGCAGGGCGATGCCGTGCTGCAAAAGATGAACCTCCTGCGGCAGCAGAACCTCTTCTGCGACGTGTCCATCTACATCAACGACACCGAGTTCCAGGGGCACAAGGTGATCTTCGCCGCCTGCTCCACCTTCATGCGGGATCAGTTCCTGCTCAACCAGTCCAGGCAGGTTCGGATCACCATCCTGCAGAGCGCCGAGGTGggcaggaagctgctgctgtcctgctaCACGGGCGCGCTGGAAGTCAAGaagaaggagctgctgaagtACCTGACGGCCGCCAGTTACCTGCAGATGGTTCACATCGTGGAGAAATGCACCGAGGCCTTGTCCAAGTACTTGGAGATCGACGCTTCCATGGAGAGCGGTACCCAGGCTGCCGAGGGGTGCCACTCCTCAGATGCTGAACTAAGGAGCGGGGATGAGGTTTTAGATAAAGATTGTGAAATAATCGAGATCTCTGAAGACAGCCCAGAGAACGAAGAATACCCCGTGAaacaggaggagggggaggacCCACACCCTGCAGAACAGAGCTTGGTGTCGGAAAGGAAGGACACAAAATCCCCAGAAATATCAACAGTGGAAATCGGATATAAGGATGATGAAATCTGTATCTTCAGAATGGATTCCATGAATGTGGCAAATGTAGAAAATGATCATTTTCCTCAGCCTTGCACTTCCTCTAAAACAAATTTATATTTCCCAGAAACCCAGCACTCCTTGATAAACTCTACAGTTGAAAGCAGGAATACAGAAATGTCAGGAAATCACTTTCAGGCTTTTGTTGGTGACAATCCAGAAGGAACTTCCAGTGGGACGAATGGGTTCCAGAGCCTGGAGGATTCTGGCAGCTCATGGCGGCACCAGTGTCCAAAGTGTCCGAGGGGCTTTGTGCACCTCGAGAACTATCTCAGACATCTGAAAATGCACAAACTCTTCCTGTGTTTGCAATGTGGCAAAACATTCACGCAAAAAAAGAATCTCAACAGGCACATCCGGGGGCACATGGGGATCCGGCCCTTCCAGTGCATGGTGTGCTTGAAGACCTTCACAGCCAAGAGCACGCTCCAGGATCACCTCAACATCCACAGCGGGGACAGGCCCTACAAGTGCCACTGCTGTGACATGGACTTCAAACACAAGTCTGCTCTTAAAAAGCATTTGACTTCTGTTcatggaaggagcagcagcGAAAAGCCAAACCTGGACACTATTACAAAAGTTAAAATCGACTATGATTGA